From the genome of Spirosomataceae bacterium TFI 002, one region includes:
- a CDS encoding RNA polymerase sigma-70 factor, ECF subfamily, with protein sequence MFVSQQRKVQNLEPSEISAIRNGDSNAFEKLFDLHYEPLCRYANSILRKPSEAEDAVQQVFVNFWDKREKTIVTGSVKAFLYKSVHNYSLNLIKHDKVVARYQELSNFYETNYSLAVEEDTIGNELANEIEIALNQLPPQCKRIFKMNRYEEKKYKEIAQELNLSIKTVENQIGKALKLMRSALSDYLVNILILLFLNL encoded by the coding sequence ATGTTTGTATCTCAGCAAAGAAAAGTTCAAAATTTGGAGCCCAGCGAAATTTCTGCCATAAGAAATGGAGACAGTAATGCTTTCGAAAAATTATTCGATCTGCACTATGAACCGCTATGTAGGTATGCCAACTCTATATTGAGAAAACCTAGTGAAGCTGAGGATGCTGTCCAACAAGTGTTTGTCAATTTTTGGGACAAAAGAGAGAAAACAATAGTAACTGGCTCCGTAAAAGCATTTTTATATAAGTCGGTTCATAATTACAGCCTCAACCTCATTAAGCATGATAAAGTAGTAGCACGTTACCAAGAACTTAGTAACTTTTATGAGACCAATTACAGTTTAGCAGTAGAAGAAGATACGATTGGCAATGAATTAGCCAATGAAATTGAAATTGCTCTCAATCAACTACCTCCACAGTGTAAGCGAATTTTTAAAATGAATCGCTACGAGGAGAAAAAGTATAAAGAGATAGCTCAAGAGCTTAACCTAAGCATCAAAACTGTTGAAAATCAAATTGGCAAAGCACTCAAATTGATGCGTTCGGCTCTATCTGACTATTTAGTAAATATCTTAATCTTATTGTTTTTAAACCTATGA
- a CDS encoding Arylsulfatase A: MFYSTTMKKILLIFAAGLLFSSCNQPKKAPNILFIMSDDHAYQAISAYDNRLIETPNIDRIANEGMLFTNACVTNSICAPSRAVILTGKHSHLNGKIDNNFPFDTTQMTFPQLLQQNGYQTAMFGKLHFGNNPKGFDEFQILPGQGHYYNPDFITKKEGKKTIQGYVTDIITDLTINWLKNERQDDKPFFMAYLHKAPHREWLPAERHYKTYINKTFPEPETLFDNYEGRGSAAKEAEMNLLTHMNWAGDSKIRPELMDELGIPETANWDKNAYNGNLGRMDESQRAAWDAVYDPMNEEFKKSFPNMSQKEKMQWRYQRYMQDYLGSIASVDEGVGKVLDYLEESGLAENTIVIYTSDQGFYLGEHGWFDKRFIYNESFKTPLLVKWPGVIAPKSRNTQMVQNLDFAQTILAAAGVTAPSDMQGENLIPLFKGNNEGFRDAVYYHYYEYPGIHAVKRHYAIVNEDYKLIHFYYDVDEWELYDRKKDPLEMKSVYNDPAYADVVKDMKVKLADLRVKYKDSKELDDFYINKYKEKGKIK, encoded by the coding sequence TTGTTTTATTCAACTACAATGAAAAAAATACTACTCATTTTTGCTGCTGGATTATTATTCTCCAGTTGTAACCAGCCTAAAAAAGCTCCAAACATACTTTTTATCATGTCGGACGATCATGCCTATCAGGCGATTTCGGCTTATGATAATAGACTTATTGAGACCCCAAATATTGATCGAATCGCAAACGAGGGTATGTTATTCACAAATGCCTGTGTAACAAATTCAATCTGTGCTCCGTCCAGAGCGGTAATACTAACGGGAAAGCATAGCCATTTGAATGGGAAAATTGACAACAACTTTCCTTTTGATACCACTCAAATGACATTCCCTCAACTTCTCCAACAGAATGGTTACCAAACCGCCATGTTTGGTAAGCTACACTTTGGAAATAACCCAAAAGGTTTTGATGAATTCCAAATCTTACCTGGTCAAGGACATTATTACAATCCAGATTTCATTACCAAGAAAGAGGGCAAAAAAACCATTCAGGGTTATGTCACCGACATCATTACAGACCTCACTATCAATTGGTTAAAAAACGAACGCCAAGATGACAAGCCATTTTTCATGGCATACCTCCACAAGGCTCCGCATAGAGAGTGGCTACCTGCTGAGAGACATTACAAGACCTACATCAATAAAACTTTTCCAGAACCAGAAACCCTTTTCGACAACTACGAAGGAAGAGGAAGTGCGGCAAAAGAAGCTGAAATGAATCTTCTCACACATATGAATTGGGCAGGAGATTCTAAAATTCGTCCAGAACTAATGGATGAGCTTGGAATTCCAGAAACTGCGAATTGGGACAAAAATGCTTACAATGGCAATTTGGGCAGAATGGACGAAAGCCAGAGAGCTGCTTGGGATGCAGTTTACGACCCAATGAATGAGGAGTTCAAGAAGAGTTTCCCGAATATGAGTCAAAAAGAGAAAATGCAATGGCGTTACCAACGATACATGCAAGATTACCTTGGTAGCATAGCCTCTGTAGATGAAGGTGTAGGGAAAGTTTTGGATTACTTAGAAGAAAGCGGCTTGGCAGAAAACACGATTGTTATTTACACGTCGGACCAAGGGTTTTATTTGGGCGAGCATGGCTGGTTCGATAAGCGTTTTATTTACAATGAGTCATTCAAAACTCCTTTGCTAGTTAAATGGCCCGGTGTAATTGCACCTAAAAGTAGGAATACTCAAATGGTGCAGAACCTTGACTTTGCACAAACCATACTTGCAGCTGCAGGAGTCACTGCTCCTAGTGACATGCAGGGCGAAAACCTGATCCCGCTTTTCAAGGGAAATAATGAAGGTTTTAGAGATGCTGTTTACTACCACTATTACGAATATCCGGGCATACATGCTGTAAAGCGTCATTACGCAATCGTAAACGAAGACTACAAGTTAATTCACTTCTATTACGATGTGGATGAGTGGGAATTGTACGACAGAAAGAAAGACCCACTCGAAATGAAAAGTGTGTACAATGATCCCGCATACGCGGATGTAGTAAAAGATATGAAGGTTAAACTCGCAGATCTTCGAGTGAAATACAAAGATTCTAAAGAGCTGGATGATTTCTATATCAATAAGTATAAAGAGAAAGGGAAAATAAAGTAA
- a CDS encoding Imidazolonepropionase codes for MRKRLLTVLFFACSLAYLKAQETFPLNGISDKRPNKYLLINATVHSEPGVILENTSILIENKRIIAVGKNLSNTKGVVSIDLKGKHVYPGFVDANSDYGMPETKRPSGFNYYSTVFDSGKKGAYAWNEAVKAEVNAAEIYKINEKKAESLREMGFTAGLVNSGDGIVRGTGAVVSFSSTNEQNTILNTSVSRHFSFDKGSSGQSYPVSLMGAVALLRQTYLDADWYEKGGKTLETNMSLAAFGKTKSLFPVFESRDILDILRADKIGDEFGEQYVFVGNGDEYQRIEALRQTKGKVIIPIDFPKPLDLADPLDAQGIGLAKLRHWDLAPSNPAMLKKAGVEFAITPKSSGKEFFKNLNKAVENGLSKNDALASITTVPASMLGMSSELGTVKPKAYANLFITDKEIFEDNFIAFETWVDGVRYIHKDIDMPTLAQQYLLEVDGKTYKLKPTMDKGNYKFELLKDDSVKVKAEVKYSDAYLVINAPLKDSVSMSQLAGFYMDGDVFKGTGTHPGGSDFTWLAKSSPLEGKSVDKKKDKKSETNAPIAKLTLPFNSYGNETLPKQKNYLIKNTTVWTNENEGILENTDVLVENGKIKSVGKNLNAPNSYEVISGEGKHLTTGIIDEHSHIALLSINEIQTVSAHVRQTDVINPDDVNIYRQLAGGVTTSQLLHGSADCIGGQSAIIKLKWGADASELQIPGADQFIKFALGENVKRGNSSSSPNRYPTTRMGVEQVYLDAFSQAKDYKKAWAEYAKKKSGVPPRKDLTLETLGGILDNKVFITCHSYVQSEINMLMNVADSMGFNVNTFTHILEGYKLADKMKERDIYGSTFSDWWAYKMEVKEAIPYNAALMIKSGVTTAINSDDAEMARRLNQEAAKTMLYGGLSAEDAWKTVTLNPAKMLHLDKKLGSVKAGKDADLVLWNDNPLSVYARPEFTMIEGAMYFEHADYEQKMKADKAEKNALIQAMMKSKEKKQPVSKSMESRNSHIHCDTMLEFDGISVEEYESKYLNK; via the coding sequence ATGAGAAAAAGACTACTGACAGTCCTGTTTTTCGCATGCTCTTTGGCTTATCTAAAAGCTCAAGAAACCTTTCCTCTCAACGGAATAAGCGACAAAAGACCCAACAAATACCTTCTTATCAATGCCACTGTGCATTCGGAGCCAGGTGTGATTCTGGAGAATACCTCTATTTTAATTGAAAACAAACGAATTATTGCTGTAGGTAAGAATTTATCAAACACTAAAGGTGTGGTAAGTATTGACCTTAAAGGCAAGCACGTTTATCCCGGCTTTGTAGATGCCAATAGCGATTACGGAATGCCTGAGACTAAAAGACCAAGTGGTTTCAATTACTACAGTACGGTTTTTGATTCTGGCAAAAAAGGAGCTTATGCATGGAACGAAGCTGTAAAAGCTGAAGTAAATGCGGCTGAAATTTATAAAATAAATGAGAAAAAGGCAGAGTCGCTTCGTGAGATGGGGTTCACCGCTGGGCTAGTCAATAGCGGTGACGGTATCGTTCGTGGTACAGGTGCAGTTGTAAGCTTCTCAAGTACAAATGAGCAAAATACAATTCTTAACACATCTGTTAGCCGCCATTTTTCTTTTGATAAAGGTTCGTCAGGGCAGTCTTACCCTGTGTCTTTGATGGGGGCAGTTGCATTACTACGTCAAACTTACCTTGATGCTGACTGGTACGAAAAGGGTGGAAAAACTTTAGAAACCAACATGAGTCTAGCGGCTTTTGGAAAAACAAAAAGCCTCTTTCCAGTTTTTGAGTCAAGAGATATATTGGATATCCTGAGAGCAGATAAAATAGGGGACGAGTTTGGTGAGCAGTATGTATTTGTAGGAAATGGAGATGAGTATCAAAGAATTGAAGCTCTACGCCAAACAAAAGGTAAAGTTATCATCCCAATCGATTTTCCTAAACCATTAGATTTGGCAGATCCTTTAGACGCACAAGGTATAGGCCTAGCAAAGTTGAGACATTGGGATTTGGCTCCATCAAATCCTGCAATGTTGAAAAAAGCTGGGGTGGAGTTTGCAATTACTCCTAAAAGCTCGGGAAAAGAGTTCTTCAAAAACTTAAATAAAGCCGTAGAAAACGGACTTTCGAAAAATGATGCATTGGCTTCAATCACTACCGTTCCAGCTTCAATGCTTGGGATGTCAAGCGAACTAGGAACTGTGAAACCAAAAGCATATGCTAACCTTTTCATTACAGATAAGGAGATTTTTGAAGATAATTTTATCGCTTTTGAGACTTGGGTAGATGGTGTGAGATATATTCATAAGGATATTGATATGCCAACTCTTGCACAACAATATTTGCTTGAGGTAGATGGTAAAACTTACAAGCTTAAGCCTACCATGGACAAAGGCAATTATAAGTTTGAATTACTGAAAGACGATTCGGTAAAAGTTAAGGCCGAAGTTAAATACAGCGATGCTTATTTAGTAATCAATGCTCCTTTGAAAGATTCGGTTTCTATGAGTCAGTTAGCTGGTTTTTACATGGATGGAGATGTTTTTAAAGGTACAGGAACTCATCCAGGTGGAAGTGATTTTACATGGCTTGCAAAGTCTTCTCCTTTAGAGGGTAAGTCTGTCGATAAGAAAAAAGACAAAAAGAGTGAAACGAATGCTCCTATTGCCAAGTTAACCCTACCTTTTAATTCTTACGGAAACGAAACGTTACCGAAGCAAAAGAATTATTTGATCAAGAATACTACGGTATGGACCAATGAAAACGAAGGAATTTTAGAAAATACAGACGTTTTAGTTGAAAACGGAAAAATCAAATCTGTAGGTAAAAACTTGAATGCTCCTAATAGCTACGAGGTGATCAGTGGTGAAGGAAAACACCTTACTACTGGCATTATTGACGAGCATAGCCATATTGCTCTTTTGTCTATCAACGAAATTCAGACAGTATCTGCTCATGTGAGACAAACGGATGTAATAAATCCTGACGATGTAAATATTTACAGGCAATTGGCCGGTGGAGTAACTACTTCACAATTATTACATGGCTCTGCCGACTGTATCGGGGGACAATCTGCAATCATAAAGCTAAAATGGGGAGCAGACGCTAGTGAACTACAAATCCCTGGAGCAGATCAGTTTATCAAATTTGCTTTGGGAGAAAACGTAAAACGCGGTAATAGCTCGAGTAGTCCAAATAGGTACCCAACAACTAGAATGGGAGTAGAGCAAGTTTATTTAGATGCATTCAGCCAAGCAAAAGATTATAAAAAAGCATGGGCAGAATATGCAAAAAAGAAGTCTGGTGTTCCTCCAAGAAAAGATTTGACGCTAGAGACTTTAGGAGGGATTTTGGACAATAAAGTATTCATAACTTGTCACTCTTATGTACAGTCGGAGATCAACATGCTTATGAATGTTGCTGACTCTATGGGTTTTAATGTCAATACTTTTACCCATATTTTGGAAGGTTATAAATTAGCCGACAAAATGAAGGAAAGGGATATTTATGGTTCTACTTTTTCCGACTGGTGGGCCTATAAAATGGAAGTAAAAGAAGCTATTCCCTACAATGCTGCACTTATGATTAAGTCTGGTGTAACTACTGCAATCAACTCCGATGATGCCGAAATGGCAAGAAGACTAAACCAAGAAGCTGCAAAAACGATGCTCTATGGTGGTTTATCTGCAGAAGATGCCTGGAAAACAGTAACACTAAATCCAGCAAAAATGCTTCATTTGGATAAAAAGTTAGGAAGCGTAAAGGCTGGCAAAGATGCAGATTTGGTACTTTGGAATGATAACCCACTTTCGGTTTATGCACGTCCTGAGTTTACAATGATAGAAGGTGCAATGTACTTTGAACATGCTGATTATGAGCAAAAAATGAAAGCAGACAAAGCTGAGAAAAATGCTCTTATACAGGCAATGATGAAGTCAAAGGAAAAGAAACAGCCAGTTAGTAAATCAATGGAGTCGAGAAATTCGCATATTCATTGTGATACCATGTTGGAATTTGATGGAATTAGTGTGGAAGAGTATGAATCAAAGTATTTGAACAAATAA
- a CDS encoding O-acetylhomoserine sulfhydrylase, which produces MKFETQQLHAGQEVDPTTQSRVVPIYQTTAYQFKNSEHGANLFALKEFGNIYTRLMNPTTDVFEKRLAALEGGVAALATASGHSAQFIAINNITTVGDNFVTSPFLYGGSYNQFKNSFKGLGVEARFASNLDPASFESLIDEKTKLIYVETIGNPGLTIPDFEALVALANKYDLPLFVDNTFGAGGAICQPLKHGAHVVVESATKWIGGHGTSMGGVIIDGGTFNWGNGKYPQFTEPSSSYNGLVMNDVFGIGGPFGNIQFIIRCRVEGLRDWGPSQSPFNSFLLLQGLETLTLRVERTCENALALAKWLKTLPEVDSVNYPGLEEHTSHEIAKKYLTRGFGGVLSFNLKGDRATAEKFVNSLELISHVANVGDAKTLIIHPASTTHSQLSDEAQVAAGVQPSGLRISAGIEHIDDIKADILAALKA; this is translated from the coding sequence ATGAAATTTGAAACCCAACAGCTACACGCTGGACAAGAAGTTGACCCTACTACCCAATCAAGAGTAGTACCTATCTACCAAACAACTGCTTATCAATTCAAGAACTCTGAGCATGGTGCAAATCTTTTTGCATTAAAAGAGTTTGGAAACATCTATACAAGGTTAATGAACCCCACTACTGATGTTTTTGAAAAAAGACTTGCAGCACTTGAAGGTGGAGTAGCAGCTTTGGCTACAGCATCTGGGCATTCAGCTCAGTTTATTGCAATAAATAATATTACAACAGTTGGTGATAACTTCGTAACAAGCCCATTTTTGTACGGTGGATCTTATAACCAATTCAAAAACTCATTTAAAGGATTAGGAGTGGAAGCTAGATTTGCTTCAAACCTTGACCCTGCTAGTTTTGAGTCATTGATAGACGAAAAAACGAAACTTATCTATGTTGAAACAATAGGGAATCCTGGTTTAACAATTCCAGATTTCGAAGCATTGGTTGCTTTGGCAAATAAATATGACTTACCACTTTTTGTGGATAATACTTTCGGAGCTGGAGGAGCAATATGTCAACCACTTAAGCACGGTGCTCACGTTGTTGTAGAATCGGCAACCAAATGGATTGGTGGACACGGAACCTCAATGGGTGGTGTAATAATAGACGGTGGAACATTCAACTGGGGAAATGGAAAATACCCACAATTCACTGAACCATCATCAAGTTACAATGGACTGGTTATGAATGACGTATTTGGCATTGGTGGCCCATTTGGCAATATCCAATTTATCATTAGATGTAGAGTAGAAGGTCTTCGCGATTGGGGTCCATCTCAATCTCCTTTCAACTCATTTTTATTGTTGCAAGGTTTAGAAACCCTAACTTTAAGAGTAGAACGTACTTGCGAAAATGCCCTTGCATTGGCAAAATGGCTTAAAACTTTACCAGAAGTTGACAGCGTAAATTACCCTGGACTAGAGGAGCATACATCTCACGAAATAGCGAAAAAATACCTAACCCGCGGTTTTGGAGGAGTATTATCATTCAACCTTAAAGGAGATAGAGCAACGGCTGAAAAATTTGTCAATAGCCTTGAGTTAATTTCTCATGTTGCCAATGTAGGTGATGCAAAAACATTGATCATTCACCCTGCAAGTACAACACACTCACAACTTTCCGACGAAGCTCAAGTTGCAGCTGGTGTACAACCATCTGGATTGAGAATTTCGGCTGGAATAGAGCATATAGACGATATTAAAGCAGATATATTAGCAGCATTAAAAGCCTGA
- a CDS encoding Imidazolonepropionase, whose translation MKLKYISFLMFFALTALGQNPAPGSKQTEPIIIENAEIHVGNGTVINGSILIQNGLITQVGNIPAEPIGTLHIDARGKKVYPGFISPNSQLGLIEVEAVRTTIDANELGNMNPSVRAQIAHNTDSEVIPTVRGNGVLIGQTTPVGGMVSGRSGVMNYDGWNWEDALLKSEDGLWINWPAMRRSSYDRATSTRTLRDNENYFSDVNNLKKLFTDSKAYSALTNPTNVNQNLGAVEALWSGDMRLYINVNNAKEIIAAINFVKEMEVKYPVLVGVEECLAVLDLIKESKIPVLLPTTHRLPNTADEDIWEPYKMPGILMKEGIMIGLYYNESFWRTRNLPFVAGTAAAHGLGKEEAVQLITLNNAKILGIDKMVGSIEVGKQATLFISEGDALDMSTSKVTQAWIQGRTIDLDDKQKRLYNKYLEKYELKK comes from the coding sequence ATGAAATTGAAATATATAAGTTTTTTAATGTTTTTTGCCCTCACCGCTTTGGGCCAAAACCCAGCACCAGGTAGCAAACAAACTGAGCCGATAATTATCGAAAATGCTGAAATACATGTTGGCAACGGGACGGTTATAAATGGTAGCATTTTAATTCAGAATGGACTGATTACGCAAGTAGGAAACATCCCCGCCGAACCAATCGGAACATTGCACATTGACGCCAGAGGGAAGAAAGTTTATCCTGGCTTTATATCGCCAAACTCACAACTCGGACTCATAGAAGTGGAAGCAGTGCGAACAACAATTGATGCAAACGAATTAGGGAACATGAATCCTTCTGTTCGAGCTCAAATCGCCCATAATACGGACTCTGAAGTAATCCCAACTGTAAGAGGAAATGGGGTTTTGATAGGGCAAACAACTCCAGTAGGAGGTATGGTAAGTGGACGCTCAGGAGTGATGAACTATGATGGTTGGAACTGGGAAGATGCCTTGCTCAAAAGTGAAGATGGATTATGGATCAATTGGCCAGCTATGAGAAGAAGTTCTTATGACAGAGCAACTAGTACAAGGACACTTAGGGATAATGAAAATTACTTTTCTGATGTGAATAATCTTAAAAAGTTGTTTACGGATTCAAAAGCGTATTCAGCATTAACAAACCCAACGAATGTAAATCAGAATCTAGGAGCTGTGGAAGCATTGTGGTCGGGTGATATGCGGCTTTATATCAATGTAAATAATGCGAAGGAAATAATTGCGGCCATCAATTTCGTGAAAGAAATGGAAGTAAAGTATCCTGTACTTGTAGGTGTGGAAGAATGCCTAGCTGTGTTAGACTTAATTAAAGAAAGTAAAATTCCAGTGCTGCTTCCTACAACTCACCGCTTACCAAATACAGCTGATGAAGATATTTGGGAGCCGTACAAAATGCCAGGAATCTTAATGAAAGAAGGAATTATGATAGGATTGTACTATAACGAGTCTTTTTGGAGAACAAGAAACTTGCCTTTTGTAGCTGGTACGGCTGCTGCTCATGGTTTGGGCAAAGAAGAAGCAGTACAACTTATTACCCTCAACAATGCTAAAATATTGGGAATAGACAAAATGGTAGGTTCCATAGAAGTTGGTAAACAAGCCACCTTGTTTATAAGTGAAGGAGATGCTTTAGACATGAGTACTTCCAAAGTGACTCAAGCGTGGATTCAAGGGAGAACAATTGACTTGGATGACAAGCAAAAGCGACTTTATAATAAGTACTTGGAGAAGTATGAGTTGAAGAAGTAG
- a CDS encoding Putative auto-transporter adhesin, head GIN domain → MKKLSITLFTIFSIALLQSCNFGIFEDKISPRGEEEKVYDLSDFDEIKYGSAFEVQIIASSEFKVTAQGDSRDLDDLDVRVRDGELTIGYLKSGWFSGNKRYRMKLVIETPSIKELDLSGASDTEVLDFGQLDKIEIEVSGASKLRFKVPIVELDMDMSGASTSNFYEEIDFAKAEVSGASTLNAVEKDVLEAVLDVSGASKVNISVLDKLEVKASGASTVKYRGNPDVKQNTSGASKVVKD, encoded by the coding sequence ATGAAAAAGCTATCAATAACATTATTTACGATTTTCAGTATCGCCCTACTACAATCCTGCAACTTTGGAATATTTGAGGATAAGATTTCTCCACGTGGAGAGGAAGAGAAAGTATATGATCTCTCCGATTTTGATGAAATTAAATACGGAAGTGCTTTCGAAGTGCAAATTATTGCGAGTTCAGAATTTAAAGTAACTGCTCAAGGAGATAGTCGTGACTTAGACGACTTAGATGTGAGAGTTAGAGACGGAGAACTTACTATTGGTTACTTAAAAAGTGGCTGGTTTAGTGGTAATAAACGCTATCGTATGAAGCTAGTGATAGAAACGCCATCTATAAAAGAGTTGGACTTAAGTGGAGCGAGTGATACCGAAGTTTTAGATTTTGGTCAATTAGATAAAATTGAAATTGAAGTGTCTGGTGCATCTAAGTTAAGGTTCAAAGTCCCAATTGTAGAGCTAGACATGGATATGAGTGGGGCTAGTACTTCAAATTTTTATGAAGAAATAGATTTTGCCAAAGCTGAGGTTTCTGGGGCTTCTACCTTAAACGCGGTTGAAAAAGATGTTTTAGAAGCAGTATTGGATGTTTCGGGTGCAAGTAAAGTGAACATTTCTGTATTGGACAAGTTAGAAGTGAAAGCATCTGGAGCTAGTACAGTAAAATATAGAGGCAATCCAGACGTTAAACAAAATACAAGTGGAGCAAGTAAAGTCGTGAAAGACTAA
- a CDS encoding ferric-dicitrate binding protein FerR, regulates iron transport through sigma-19 yields MKQIDDSLIARYFDHSASEEDLNNISIWLKDNPENQKELERYHKLWKLNSKDSLSFNKEKAWQKVAAKTVEKKEPKRHFWLAAAIAGVALTLSLFFWPKESKIIVALTENETKTFTLNDGSIVTLNSFSHFQYPEEFKGEERKVKITGEAFFEIAKDPEKPFIIEANGTEVKVLGTSFNVTARDQNVKVSVNTGLVVFGKKKKVILHKGEEAVFESKNDTIKTAKMLNKNVFAYKTKIFEFNNSNIKDVVDALNQGYKSDIMLRGSDWDKYALTTTFENEKLDNALEIIAVTLNLNLTKEKKNYILTKKQSDDRGI; encoded by the coding sequence ATGAAACAGATAGATGACAGCTTAATCGCAAGGTATTTTGATCACTCAGCATCAGAAGAAGATTTGAATAATATCTCTATCTGGTTAAAGGATAACCCTGAAAATCAAAAAGAACTTGAGCGATATCATAAGCTCTGGAAGTTAAACTCCAAAGACTCACTAAGCTTTAACAAAGAGAAAGCTTGGCAAAAAGTAGCAGCTAAAACAGTAGAAAAGAAAGAACCCAAAAGGCACTTTTGGCTCGCAGCCGCAATTGCTGGTGTCGCACTAACTTTGTCACTTTTCTTTTGGCCCAAAGAATCCAAAATCATAGTTGCTCTAACCGAAAATGAAACAAAAACCTTTACCTTAAATGATGGTAGCATTGTAACGCTAAACTCATTTTCACATTTTCAATATCCAGAGGAGTTCAAAGGAGAAGAGCGGAAAGTTAAAATAACTGGAGAAGCTTTTTTTGAAATAGCAAAAGACCCAGAAAAACCATTTATAATAGAAGCCAATGGCACTGAAGTAAAAGTCTTAGGCACTAGTTTTAATGTAACCGCCCGTGATCAAAATGTAAAAGTTAGCGTAAATACTGGACTAGTAGTGTTTGGCAAAAAGAAAAAAGTTATTCTTCACAAAGGAGAAGAAGCTGTATTTGAGAGTAAAAATGACACGATAAAAACAGCTAAAATGCTTAATAAAAATGTGTTTGCTTATAAAACCAAAATTTTCGAATTTAATAATTCCAACATAAAAGATGTGGTAGACGCCCTGAACCAAGGCTACAAAAGCGATATTATGCTTAGAGGCTCAGATTGGGACAAATATGCCCTTACCACCACTTTTGAAAATGAGAAGCTCGACAATGCTCTTGAAATCATAGCCGTTACACTCAATTTAAACCTTACAAAAGAGAAGAAAAACTATATTCTAACAAAAAAACAAAGTGACGATAGGGGTATTTAG
- a CDS encoding 5,10-methylenetetrahydrofolate reductase (NAD(P)), translated as MAKVTDHINNANGKPIFSIEIIPPAKGSKIEDLLSSIEPMMELNPPFIDVTYHREEYFMQKMPDGSMKEIRTRKRPGTVGICSAIMHKFDVDPVPHILCGGMTKSDTEDLLIDLNYLGVQNVMALRGDVAKPHNTFKAKKDGHCYASELVVQIADMNKGKYLHEEEPYFNNSDFCIGAAGYPEKHFEAESLDADLKYVKEKVDNGAEYLVTQMFFDNQKYFDFVKKCRAIGINVPIIPGLKVLATKRQLSILPDLFFLDMPAELRKEVEKAKDNEAAKQIGVDWCIQQCKELVDFGVPALHFYTMSKSSTTMAVAKAIF; from the coding sequence ATGGCAAAAGTTACAGATCACATCAATAATGCGAATGGAAAACCAATATTTTCTATTGAGATAATTCCACCAGCTAAGGGTTCAAAAATAGAAGACTTGTTAAGTTCTATAGAGCCAATGATGGAATTAAACCCTCCATTTATTGATGTGACGTATCATCGTGAAGAGTATTTTATGCAAAAAATGCCTGATGGCAGCATGAAAGAAATTCGTACCCGCAAAAGACCTGGTACGGTAGGTATATGCTCAGCTATAATGCACAAGTTTGATGTGGACCCTGTACCCCATATTCTTTGCGGAGGTATGACCAAAAGCGATACCGAAGACTTATTGATCGACCTCAATTATTTGGGAGTTCAAAATGTAATGGCACTTCGTGGAGATGTTGCCAAGCCCCACAATACTTTTAAGGCTAAAAAAGATGGTCACTGTTATGCTTCTGAGCTTGTGGTGCAAATCGCAGACATGAATAAAGGAAAGTACTTGCATGAGGAAGAGCCTTATTTTAATAACTCGGATTTTTGTATCGGTGCGGCTGGTTATCCTGAGAAGCACTTTGAAGCTGAAAGTTTAGATGCTGACTTAAAGTATGTAAAAGAAAAAGTGGACAATGGAGCAGAATACCTTGTCACTCAAATGTTCTTTGATAACCAGAAATATTTTGATTTTGTTAAAAAATGTCGTGCAATCGGTATCAATGTTCCCATTATTCCAGGGTTGAAAGTGTTGGCTACCAAAAGGCAGCTATCTATTTTACCCGACTTGTTTTTTCTTGATATGCCAGCTGAACTTAGAAAAGAGGTAGAAAAAGCTAAAGATAATGAAGCAGCCAAGCAAATAGGAGTGGACTGGTGTATTCAGCAATGTAAAGAATTAGTAGATTTTGGTGTACCAGCACTTCACTTTTATACTATGAGCAAGTCTTCTACGACTATGGCGGTAGCTAAAGCAATTTTTTAG